Below is a window of Malus domestica chromosome 13, GDT2T_hap1 DNA.
CGTGAGGAACCCAGGCATGCTGCCCTGGTGATACACACGCAGCAAGCCCAAAAAAAAGGCTGCTGCAGTTTTGGTCCATATTTGGCTCGCGGCTTTGAGCCGCAATTTtcccattttttgttttttttttcttcgaaatCTAGGGTTTGGAAAAACCataaattgcttctaatttctttcgattctttgactcacatatTCTACATAGCATAATTGCGTGttatatgaaacaaatatatatatatatatatatcggaagaaaaatataaacataggagggttcatgcatcatgaggaatgttttcatgcttcaaggtcgttttaaatatcttactttattttaagtgtACCTGATTgacagaaaacaaataaaagcctttgaatttgtagaagttcCTTATCAGAAAGCTGGAATTGTAgatccaatgcgttgtatcacattcaacacaaaaaaattgaattgaatcaatagcatgtagattaatttaaaataataattaaattaattatgaaaagaataattaaaacgtaatactctccTGATTGAATaataaactctctttagcgcaacgtcaagagcgtgctgataatgtgttgtaagcataatttactgaacaattatggaagccagagagagagggaaggtgcGGCATAAAGAGACGAAGAGAgatatgtgtaattgtgagtaTGTTCTATTCCatctcattgtgcctttatttattgtagtaggataggtaaaaacatttccctttagaattacaacattaaattggtaatctactcctaatagaaatataagatatattctcatatctactaggatttacacaatcacattcctattccaaTAGGCCTGCAacacacatatgtatatatatatatatatttattttttttctgctACAATACGTTTATTTACACTTCAAAAAGTCTCCCAACAAAAAAGAGTGATCTCGGTTTCACAAAATGGAGCTTTCACTCTCGGCGCCACCCAGTATTCCAACCTCTTCACCTCCGCCACTAAAACCGCTGTTGAGCTTTTCGGTTTCTCGTCCGAATCTCACACCCACTCCGCCGTCTCACCGCCCATTACTTTCTTCACTAAAATCAAACCAGCTCTTGAAGCTCAAAGCCAAGGACTCTCAGAGAACAGCTCCGCCGCGCGCCTCCCTGGCCGAAAACAACGGCTCCACTATGACCGATTCCCCTATCCCAATTAGCTCAGGTAAACCTTAACCCTAATACTAATCCCAATCGCTGAACTGggttttaaaattaaatggaGTTCCTAATTGTTGGTGCAATTTTTGCAGGGGCTCGCATTGGGGAGGTCAAGAGGGTGACTAAGGAGACCAATGTTTCGGTCAAGATCAACCTGGACGGCACTGGAATCGCTGATTCCAGTACTGGGATTCCGTTTCTTGATCATATGTTGGATGTCAGTAATCTTTTTCTCTTAGCTCTTTGAAATTGTAGCTCAAAATTCAATCTTTGGTAAAAGGCATTGATATTAATAGTGTTATGGATTTTATTTTGTTAGTAGAAAAAGTATTTTCAGATATCCGAAACCCAGCATTAGGCTTAAGTAGACTATATTTCCTGTCTGTTTACAGAAGAAAGTTGGGTGCttaatgtttttgtttcttgtgaTTTTGTGTATGGTGCATTGCCTAATTGTTgcgtttatttgtttatttcagCAACTCGCTTCGCATGGGTTGCTGGATGTGCATGTAAAGGCTACCGGTGACATTCACATTGATGATCATCACACAAATGAAGATGTTGCTCTTGCTATAGGAACGGTATGGTAGAAGGCAGGCATCTTGATGTTTCCTTTGGAATCTATTGTCTTCCAGCTTCACTTTTGGGATTCCACTCTGTCTCAGAGTAGGCAGCTGATTAAGTTAATTTTGCTTGTTGTGCAGGCTTTGCTTCAAGCACTTGGCGATAGAAAAGGAATCTACAGGTTTGGTGACTTCTCTGCGCCACTTGATGAAGCACTCATACATGTCTCACTGGTATGTTCTGTGCCATCATTTCTTTAACATTATTTAGTGATATTTACCAATTGCAATGTGTTAAAATCTTAAGATGAACTTTTGGATTCATTTGAATGCTTGAGGACAAATTAATTTCAAAGTAACTTATGCATTACAAAATCATAAACTCATGGCTTCATAGCCCATAAATGATCCCTCTAGAGATTTTGGTTATATCCAGATAAGGATTTATTATATGACGAAACTGAGTAAAGATTATCCTAAGGGTTGTGTTTGATCATGataatttaatttcaaataaaagAGGTGACTTGCACCGGTTAGCACTAGTATCGGAGTGCTATTTATTTAAGAGGGATAGTTGTCCAGTGGTCGTATACTGAGTTATTTACTTAAGGTTCAGCTGTCCTTGTTTACTCCAAAAAGTAAGAAGTATTTGCTTAACTGGAGGTTTTATTCAGGATTTATCTGGACGACCACATCTGAGTTATGATCTCCAAATACCAACAGAGAGGGTCGGCACATATGACACTCAGGTATTTTACTCGAAAACCTGGGCTTCAAATTCCCGCTGCATATGTTATCCATCTGTAAAGTATTTGCTGGAGATATTGGTTTAATATATGTTACTGTAGGGAGCTACATGAGAACTTTTCTTTCTATTTACTTTTGGAAGATACTAGATGTTCCAATTTACTAATTGTTGTTTGAACTGTCCTTTTCATAGCTGGTGGAACATTTTTTCCAGTCTTTGGTGAATACTTCTGGTATGACACTCCACATACGGCAGGTAACATACAGAGCTTCCTAAAAATCTTGAATCATCAAAATATTGTGTGTTCACAGACTAGAAGTGAACTTCAATGACTGATTGCCATCTCTCATTGTGCATGAATTTCAATTCATTTTTGTATAGACTGCAGTATGAAATGgacatgttatttaatgtttatttattaaatttttattcttCTAATTCTATACATGTCAGTAACTACACCGTTTATGATTTTATTGATTCATGAACTAGCAGGGTGTAATGGTTTTCAAATAGCTCCAGTTTCTTGTTTCTGACAGCTCTCTTCTTTTTTGGGCACAGCTTGCTGGAAGAAATTCTCACCATATCATTGAGGCAACCTTCAAAGCATTTGCAAGGGCTCTCAGACAAGCAACAGAATCTGACCCACGTCGCCTGGGGACCGTGCCAAGGTTTGAAATGAACTTATCTCAATTGAAAATGAATCATAGTCTTTGAATGGATGGTTTATTCCATGAATTCTTTTAATTGCCCCTTGGTTAATCAACCATTTTGGTCAATGCTGTTTACTCTTTGGTATATGAAACTCAATATTCCCTTTGTGGAGTCTATTATGTGCAGTTCAAAAGGCGTCTTGTCACGCGCTTGATGCCTCATATTTCTTCAGTTCCTTGAAGCATATGATGAGGGGATGGATGCCGCGTTGTTGGTCTCTGTCTACATGGCAGATCATTGTTGTATATGTAACATTATAATCGCAATAAACTTTTCCGTGTTGTTGATTCAATGTAGGAACAAAACCAAAGCTTTTGATTTGTTAAAAGAGTTTATGGAataaccatccatttgtttCCTATGAAAATGTAAAGGGAAATGAGAAGCATAACAAATAAGGAAATGATGgatgatttgttttctatggatatAGCTGATGTTAAAAGATCAGTATTCCGACTGCAGCCTACGGGTAACCGTACTAGGCATGTCACAATTACTTGTAGCTCATTTAAACGTATCTGGTTTTTCCTAAGGGCTAACAGTTTCATTAGTGGGGCAAGTTCATTTATGTAAGCACACTTAGTTGTATTGTTGTTGAAAATAAATGCATttcttttctaatattgctttaatttcattatgatgagagaataaacaagatttcgttttctttttttctttttttgcacAAATATATGGTATTAAAACTTTtagtatatttttttatttacttgacAAATTTCTTGACCCTCTACAACGTGCACGGGCATGAATATTTGTTTGAACACTAACCCTCAAATGTAGGGTTATACAATATTAAGCTTTAACCACTTCATCAACAAATTTCTTTCAACATTAAAGAGTAATTGCTGATTTAGTCATCAAATTGTTATCTGAGCAAAAATAAGTACGTAAATTATGATTTTCAAAAAAATCCACTCATTTAAAACTGACAATTACCTCATATTATAAGATTCGAAGCTATTCTATCCAACCAATTTTCCATAAACTTAAGTCATGTGATTCGCTTGTAACACGCTATGAATTTAGGAACTCAAATTCTCCATCCAAATTAGGAATAGaacaacaaacaaaagaaaatgagaggAAGAGTAAGCATAAACATCAGAAAGACCAGTCTATCTATGGTCATCATTGAAGGAAAGAACAGTTACCAACAATTTACCAAGAACAAACCAATTTTAATTCAATCAACCTACCAAGAACAAGAAAAAACGATCGAGCCAACGCCGATGCGCACAAGGGCTACCGTTCCATGAAGCCGAGGCTGGCAGCATAGCACGTCCATGCCGAGGTATCTTGCACTTCTTGTAGTTCATGCAAGAGATGCTTACAGCGACTGTAACAAGTGCTCATCTTCCCATCAATAATATAGTTATATCCTGATTTGCAAGGttacttcaatttttttcaatcaaCCCTTCGCCACTCGACATAAcatctacaacaacaacaacaacaacaaagccttttcccactaagtggggtcggctatatgaatcctagaacgccattgcgctcggttttgtgtcatgtcctccgttagattcaagtactcaagtcttttcttagggtctcttccaaagttttcctaggtcttcctttaccccttcggccctgaacctctgtcccgtagtcacattttcgaaccggagcgtcagtaggcattctttgcacatgtccaaaccaccggaaccgattttctctcatatttccttcaattttggctactcctactttacctcggatatcctcattcccaatcttatcctttctcgtgtgcccatacatcccacgaagcatcctcatctccgctacacccattttgtgtacgtgttgatgcttcaccgcccaacattctgtgccatacaacatcgctggccttattgccgtcctataaaattttcccttgagcttcagtggcctacgacggtcacacaacacgccggatgcactcttacacttcatccatccagcttgtattctatggttgagatctccatctaattctccgttctcttgcaagatagatcctaggtagcgaaaacggtcactttttgtgatcttcgctagattgctccggtcattagtgtggataagtatataaatggatagagataggaaagcaaacacaagatgtacgtggttcacccagattggctacgtccacggaatagaggagttctcattaattgtgaagggttcacacaagtacataggttcaagctctcctttagtgagtacaagtgaatgatttagtacaaatgacattaggaaatattgtgggagaatgatctcgtaaccacgaaacttctaagtaccggagtgtggtatcgtcttgacttgccttatctgtctcataggtagatgtggcatcttctctggaagtactcttcctccatccaggggtggtatctgtaactggtggagatgcacaaggtaatgtatcaatttcacttgaagcttacttgtagtttcaggcttggtcaagcgcgatacaaaccatgtagtaggagtcccccaagtcgccgagctaggggatctgctgaaagaggtgacagacaaggtaagcaatcagagctccggctgattgttcacattctccctatcttgcaggcagcatgaaggataaagagaagaaaaatgagaagagatgatatgggatacttttgcttttgaagaagtaactttccacaggcttattcttgaactgggctggagggttttctggtttcctccagagtataaggccgactgaagaatttgagggtcaaaacaagtccatcaaatctagtgtacgttcgaccctgctgatatgggatacttttgcttttgacagagtagtggatgtatcggcacatgtgctgttacgcttgtctccacatgcttccttgtatccttctcacttgccctatctgttcctcaggcagatgcggtatcttccttggaagcataagatgttgaagatgagtactcgagagcaatgccaggtaagtaatcaggtaaaagGTTctaagcagtcagttcctggctggaagcttgattccaagtgctgactgattgctctatttctccttgtcttgcaggtaagaacaaggccaaaggaaaagacagggaaaaagcatgatatgggatactcttgcttttaaccctgatgatatgagatattcttgctctagtatagcttgtttacagaggtattatcggggggaaagaaagctgaatatttcgaaaggcttcgttgggagtgccctctcagataagaggaagggttgaacatttttgcaggtctgcctgtccgttggggatggaggtcgacatatatatgagtctccctaacatcaagtaataatgctattcctttaccctgcttggtcatagtacggtagtgggagctgccagcttcacatgttttaactctgtcagagcactttgaaaaagtggtctgtgttatctggaaagctgatgttgcgtgtgaagattacagacaagctttatccaaggagatccagctcttgaagttgggaaagtggtgcctcttcggttttcgaacaagcaatcctgtcggggatctggctctcgagattcggagaacgatgcctcttcaatttttaagaaagcaatcctgctgggggtctggctctcgagattcagagagcggtgtcttttcgatttttgagaaagtaatcatgttgggagtctggctctcgagattcggagggcagtgcctcttcgattttggagccagcaatcttgttgggagtgttttctcgaatgtgagtaaaggttgggcatgtttgctagtctaccttgccacgaagcacagaggttgacacacagggactttccaattatccagcagtggtactgttcctttaccctctctttgatttttgagaaagtaatcatgttgggagtctggctctcgagattcggagggtggtgcctcttcgattttagagcaagcaattttgttgggagtgctttctcgaatgtgagtaaaggttgggcatgtttgctagtctaccttgccacgaagcacagaggttgacacacaaggactttccaattatccagcagtggtactgttcctttaccctctcttcgatttttgagaaactaatcatgttgggagtctggctctcgagattcggagggcggtgcctcttcgattttggagcaagcaatcttgttgggagtgttttctcgaatgtgagtaaaggttgggcatgtttgctagtctaccttgccacgaagcacagaggttgacacaccgggactttccaattatccagcagtggtactgttcctttacccttgtgggtaataatatggtagctagaccttcaaaatttatgtgtctaaactttgttagtgttgtttctttgctattcttttacccttcttggtcagagcgatgtagtgggagctgcaagcttcacgtgtctcaactttgtcagagaactttggcaaagttatctgtggtacccatgagctactgttgcatgtgggaagtgggtgattgaacagtacgattcatgtgctttctacttcgccagaaatctttgacagaatgcccataatttccgcaaagctgagtgtgcgtgtgacaggtgctgacaaggctggaaaagtaggtgccttttcgatttctgagatcggccctcgtggtctctgagcagcccagcttttaagaaagcaagcctctttgatttctgagatcgtcCTTCATGGTCTTTGatcagcccagcttttgagaaagtaaatgcctcttcgatttctgagatcgaccctcgtggtctccgagcagcccaacttttgagaaagcaaacgcctcttcgatttctgagcaggcgcctcttcgatttctgaagattcgtcgagtgcagatttttataggggctgacattaagttccaaagcacacttgaatatccaccagtaggagctccattcttgcacttctaagatcttgatttgtccgacctcttctttcttcaacacctttgaaaatgtctggcccatccgaccgtcgttttgacttgaaccttgttgaagaggcagctccgccttctccagacaacatatggcgcccatccttcgtctcccctactggtcctcttaccgttggggattccgtgatgaagaatgatatgaccgctgcggtagtggccaggaaccttctcactctcaaagataacagactactttccaaacggtctgatgagttgactgttaaggattctctggctctcagtgttcagtgttcaggttctgtgtctaatatggcccaacgcctatttgctcgaacccgccaagttgaatcattggcagctgaagtgatgagtctcaaacaggagattagagggctcaagcatgagaataaacagttgcactggctcgcacatgactatgctacaaacatgaagaggaagcttgaccagatgaaggaatctgatggtcaggttttacttgatcatcagagatttgtgggtttgttccaaaggcatttattgccttcgtcttctggggctgtcccgcgtaatgaagctccaaatgatcaacctctgatgcctcatccttctagggttctgtccagtactgaggctctgaatgatccccctccggtgccttctctttctgggtctctaccgactgctgagacttctcctaagcaaccttcgtgaaggctccctcttgtttgtttattttgactcaagtatatgtacatatttgtaacttatcggggatatcaataaataagctttccttcatttcaacgtattgtgttaaatacaccaaagccttcttcgctaagttctttgaattttcttttgttgaagtttgtatgttgaagctttgtgagtggagcatgtaggttgaggtagtgttcccttaatttcctgagtgaggaaaacttctcggttggagacttggaaaatccaagtcactgagtgggatcggctatatgaatcttagaacgccattgtgttctgtcctgtgtcatgttctccgttagatccaagtactctaagtcttttcttagggtctcttccaaagttttcctaggtcttcctctaccccttcggccctaaacctctgtcccatagtcgtatcttctaatcggagcgtcagtaggccttctttgcacatgtccaaaccaccgtaaccgattttctctcatctttccttcaatttcggctactcctactttaccccggatatcctcattcctaatcttatcatttctcgtgtgcccacacatccaacgaagcatcctcatctccgctacacccattttgtgtacatgttgatgcttcaccgcccaacattctgtgccatacagcatcgccggccttattgccgtcctataaaattttcccttgagcttcagtggcatacggcggtcacacaacacgccggatgcactcttccacttcatccatccagcttgtattctatggttgagatctccatctaattctccgttcttttgcaagatagatcctaggtaacgaaaacggtcgctctttggtatttcttaatctccgatcctcacccttaactcgttttggcctccatttgcactgaacttacactccatatattctgtctttgatcggcttaggcgaagacctttagattccaacacttctctccaaaggttaagctttgcatttacccattcctgagtttcatctatcaacactatattgtctgcgaaaagcatacaccaaggaatatcatcttgaatatgtcctgttaactcatccattaccaacgcaaaaaggtaaggacttaaggatgagccttgatgtaatcctacagttatgggaaagctttcggtttgtctttcatgagttcttacggcagtctttgctccttcatacatatcctgtatagcttggatatatgctactcgtactcatttcttctctaaaatcctccaaagaatgtctcttgggaccctatcatacgctttttccaaatctataaagaccatgtgtaaatcctttttcccatctctatatctttccatcaatcttcgtaagagatagattgcctccatggttgagcgccctggcatgaacccgaattggttgtccgaaacccgtgtctcttgcctcaatctatgctcaatgactctctcccagagcttcattgtatgactcattagcttaatacccctatagttcatgcaattttgtacatcgcccttattcttgtagataggcaccaaagtgctcgttagccactcatttggcatcttcttcgttttcaaaatcctattgaaaaggtcagtgagccatattatacctgtctctcccaaaactttccacacttcgattggtatatcgtctgggcctactgcttttctatgcttcatcttcttcaaagctacaaccacttcttccttccggattctacgataaaaagagtagtttctacactcttctgagttactcaactcccctaaagaagcactcatttcatgtccttcattgaaaagattatgaaaataacctttccatctgtctttaaccgcattctctgtagcaagaacctttccatcctcatccttgatgcacctcacttggtttaggtcccttgtcttattttcccttgctctagctagtttatagatatccaactctccttctttggtatctagtcgcttatacatatcgtcataagccgctaactaagcttctctcacagctttcttcgcctcttgcttcgcttttctatacctttcaccattttcatcggtcctatccttgtataaggctttacaacattccttcttagccttcacctttgtttgtacctcctcattccaccaccaagattcctcttggtgtggggcaaagcccttggactctcctaatacctcttttgctacttttcggatacaactagccatgaaatcccacatttggttagcttccccctctctatcccacacatactgggtgattactttctctttgaaaatggcttgtttttcttcttttaggttccaccatctagtccttgggcacttccaagtcttgttcttttttctcactcttttgatatgtacatccatcaccaacaagcgatgttgattagccacgctctctcctggtataactttgcaatccttacaagttatacgatcccctttcctcattagtatctatttgtatttttgacgacccactcttgtaggtgatcacatgttcttctctcttcttaaagaaggtgttggctaagaagagatcatatgccattgcaaaatccaagatagcttccccatcctcgtttctctccccaaaaccatggccaccatgaaaacctccatagtttcctgtctccctgcccacgtgtccatttaaatctcctcctataaataacttctccgtctgagcaattccttgcaccaagtcttcaaggtcttcccaaaatttctccttcgaactcgtatccaaccctacttgaggtgcgtacgcactaatcacattgataagttcttgtcctattacaatcttgattgccatgattctatctcctaccctcttgacatctacaacatcttgtgtcaaggtcttgtccacgatgatgccaacaccgtttctcgttctatttgtgcccgaataccatagtttaaaccctgagttttctagatcctttgccttacgaccaacccacttagtttcttgtaggcacataacatttatccttctcctcaccataacttctactacttccatagattttcccgtcaaggttcctatattccacgttcctaaacgcattttgctctcttgaactctacctttctgtcctagcttcttcacccttccccgtctaataggatcaaagtacttcttttgtgtgtcccgtgtaaagttgataggagcatatgctcccaaacaactttgagtggagtcgttcgaaaagaagtttctatagcccccttgctcatttaacactgcatccgagtgccgatggagatacagcgacccttgctcacttatcactgtgctcgggctacacagcgcgccacttacgggtgacgccctagctttagcgcgatttcgttctggattcattttcataaggattcgacgtaatcatggagtgccggctgtcgactacctg
It encodes the following:
- the LOC103414651 gene encoding imidazoleglycerol-phosphate dehydratase 1, chloroplastic-like, yielding MELSLSAPPSIPTSSPPPLKPLLSFSVSRPNLTPTPPSHRPLLSSLKSNQLLKLKAKDSQRTAPPRASLAENNGSTMTDSPIPISSGARIGEVKRVTKETNVSVKINLDGTGIADSSTGIPFLDHMLDQLASHGLLDVHVKATGDIHIDDHHTNEDVALAIGTALLQALGDRKGIYRFGDFSAPLDEALIHVSLDLSGRPHLSYDLQIPTERVGTYDTQLVEHFFQSLVNTSGMTLHIRQLAGRNSHHIIEATFKAFARALRQATESDPRRLGTVPSSKGVLSRA